A genomic stretch from Theobroma cacao cultivar B97-61/B2 chromosome 4, Criollo_cocoa_genome_V2, whole genome shotgun sequence includes:
- the LOC18602516 gene encoding extensin-2, with the protein MTGPRADPVRGRFWPQVLVALAIVVVASNVGSVSADAYPYSSPPPPYEYKSPPPPSPSPPPPYEYKSPPPPPPYEYKSPPPPSPSPPPPYHYHSPPPPKHEEKPPYYYKSPPPPSPSPPPPYYYESPPPPKHEEKPPYYYKSPPPPSPSPPPPYYYKSPPPPKHEEKPPYYYKSPPPPVKPPPKPYYYKSPPPPSPSPPPPYYYKSPPPPSPSPRPPYYYKSPPPPPHYVSPPYYYKSPPPPAKSPPYYYNSPPPPAPYYPAPHPYPHHHPLIVKVVGKVYCYRCYDWGYPVKSHDKKHLKGAVVEVTCNVGEKKVKAYGKTKINGKFSITVEGFDYAKYGAEACKAKLHAAPTGSPCNIPTSLHEGNTGAELKVKSKTKYEVVLKAKPFAYAPKTPYKECEKPKPKPKPPTPYYYTSPPPPTPVYIYKSPPPPPPTYVYKSPPPPSHPYKPPTEPYKPPPYYYKSPPPPSPSYIYKSPPPPTPTYVYKSPPPPSHPYKPPTEPYKPPPYYYKSPPPPSPTYVYKSPPPPSHPYKPPTEPYKPPPYYYKSPPPPSPTYVYKSPPPPTPTYVYKSPPPPSHPYKPPTEPHKPPPYYYKSPPPPSPTYIYKSPPPPSHPYKPPTEPHKPPPYYYKSPPPPSPTYIYKSPPPPPYYYKSPPPPSPSPPPPYYYESPPPPKHEEKPPYYYKSPPPPSPSPPPPYYYKSPPPPPHYVSPPYYYKSPPPPSPSPLPPYYYKSPPPPVHSPPPPYYYKSPPPPSPSPLPPYYYKSPPPPSPSPTPPYYYKSPPPPVHSPPPPYYYKSPPPPIKSPAPVYHYNSPPPPSPSPHPPYYYKSPPPPSPSPLPPYYYKSPPPPSPSPLPPYYYKSPPPPVHSPPPPYYYKSPPPPSPSPLPPYYYKSPPPPSPSPPPPYYYKSPPPPVEAPAPTYHYKSPPPPYYYNSPPPPPYYYKSPPPPSPSPPPPYYYKSPPPPSPSPPHPYYYKSPPPPSPSPLPPYYYHSPPPPVTSPPPPVYIYASPPPPTHY; encoded by the exons ATGACAGGTCCGCGGGCCGACCCGGTGAGGGGTCGGTTTTGGCCCCAAGTGTTAGTGGCCTTGGCCATTGTTGTTGTTGCAAGCAATGTAGGTTCAGTGTCTGCAGATGCTTATCCATACTCATCACCTCCTCCACCTTATGAGTACAAGTCACCTCCACCGCCATCTCCTTCTCCACCACCACCATATGAGTATAAAtctccaccaccaccaccaccttaTGAGTACAAGTCCCCACCTCCACCATCTCCATCACCACCTCCTCCATACCACTACCACTCTCCACCACCACCAAAGCATGAAGAAAAACCCCCGTACTACTACAAATCTCCACCACCTCCATCCCCATCCCCACCTCCTCCATACTATTACGAGTCTCCACCACCAccaaaacatgaagaaaaaccaCCATACTACTACAAGTCTCCTCCACCTCCATCTCCATCACCACCTCCTCCATACTACTACAAGTCTCCACCACCAccaaaacatgaagaaaaacccCCATACTACTACAAGTCTCCTCCACCTCCAGTAAAGCCTCCACCAAAACCATATTATTATAAATCTCCTCCACCACCATCTCCTTCACCACCTCCACCTTACTACTATAAGTCTCCACCACCACCTTCAccatctcctcgacctcctTACTACTACAAGTCTCCACCACCTCCTCCACATTACGTCTCACCACCATACTATTATAAATCTCCACCACCACCAGCTAAATCTCCTCCTTACTACTACAATTCTCCCCCACCACCAGCTCCTTATTACCCTGCCCCTCACCCTTATCCCCACCACCATCCACTCATAGTCAAGGTGGTTGGTAAAGTTTACTGCTACAGATGCTATGACTGGGGATATCCAGTGAAGTCACACGACAAGAAACATCTTAAAG GTGCTGTTGTGGAAGTAACTTGCAATGTCGGTGAAAAGAAGGTTAAGGCCTATGGAAAAACCAAGATCAATGGAAAATTCAGCATCACGGTTGAAGGATTTGACTATGCCAAATATGGAGCCGAGGCATGCAAGGCCAAGCTCCACGCTGCACCCACTGGTTCACCATGCAACATTCCCACCAGTCTACACGAGGGCAACACGGGTGCTGAGCTCAAGGTGAAGTCAAAGACCAAGTACGAGGTTGTGCTCAAGGCTAAGCCATTTGCCTATGCTCCAAAGACTCCTTACAAGGAGTGTGAAAAGCCGAAGCCAAAGCCGAAGCCTCCAACTCCTTACTACTATACTTCTCCACCACCACCTACACCCGTTTATATCTATAAATCAccacctcctccaccaccaaCATACGTCTACAAGTCACCACCACCTCCATCCCACCCATACAAGCCACCAACTGAGCCATACAAACCACCACCATACTACTACAAATCTCCACCTCCACCATCACCCTCCTACATCTATAAGTCACCACCCCCACCAACCCCCACTTACGTTTACAAATCACCACCACCTCCATCTCACCCATACAAGCCACCAACTGAACCATACAAACCACCACCATACTACTACAAGTCCCCACCTCCACCATCACCCACCTACGTCTACAAATCACCACCACCTCCATCTCACCCATACAAGCCACCAACTGAGCCATACAAACCACCACCATACTACTACAAATCTCCACCTCCACCATCACCCACCTACGTCTACAAGTCACCACCCCCACCAACCCCTACTTACGTCTACAAATCACCACCACCTCCATCTCACCCATACAAGCCACCAACTGAGCCACACAAACCACCACCATACTACTACAAGTCACCACCTCCACCATCGCCTACTTACATCTACAAATCACCACCACCTCCATCTCACCCATACAAGCCACCAACTGAGCCACACAAGCCACCACCATACTACTACAAGTCACCACCTCCACCATCGCCTACTTACATCTACAAATCACCACCACCTCCACCATACTACTATAAATCCCCACCACCTCCATCTCCATCCCCACCTCCTCCATACTATTACGAGTCTCCACCACCAccaaaacacgaagaaaaacCTCCATACTACTACAAGTCTCCTCCACCTCCATCTCCATCCCCACCTCCTCCATACTACTACAAGTCTCCACCACCTCCTCCACATTACGTCTCACCACCATACTATTATAAATCTCCACCACCACCATCGCCATCTCCTCTTCCACCATACTACTACAAATCCCCGCCACCACCAGTCCATTCTCCACCACCACCATACTATTACAAATCTCCACCACCACCATCGCCATCTCCTCTTCCACCATACTACTACAAATCACCTCCACCTCCTTCACCCTCTCCCACACCCCCATATTATTACAAGTCTCCACCACCACCAGTCCATTCCCCTCCACCACCATACTACTACAAATCACCACCACCTCCAATAAAGTCTCCAGCACCAGTCTACCACTACAACTCTCCTCCTCCACCATCACCATCTCCTCATCCTCCATATTACTACAAATCCCCACCACCTCCATCTCCATCACCATTACCCCCATATTACTACAAATCTCCTCCTCCACCGTCGCCATCTCCTCTTCCACCCTATTACTACAAATCCCCACCACCACCAGTCCACTCTCCACCACCACCATACTACTACAAGTCCCCACCACCACCATCGCCATCTCCTCTTCCACCATACTACTACAAATCCCCTCCACCTCCTTCACCCTCTCCTCCACCACCATACTATTACAAATCACCACCACCTCCAGTAGAGGCTCCGGCACCAACCTATCACTACAAATCCCCACCACCACCATACTACTACAACTCTCCCCCACCACCCCCATATTATTACAAGTCCCCACCCCCACCTTCCCCATCACCACCACCTCCCTACTACTACAAGTCTCCACCTCCACCTTCCCCGTCACCACCACATCCTTACTATTACAAATCCCCACCTCCTCCCTCACCCTCACCCCTTCCCCCATATTACTACCACTCACCTCCCCCACCAGTGACATCACCTCCACCTCCGGTCTACATTTACGCTTCTCCTCCACCACCAACTCACTACTAG